GGTTCGACTTCGAAGCGCTGGGTAGCAGCAGAAATTGATTCGCTCAGTCGAGCATGGTGGATAGGTTTCCAGATCGGTACTGCGAGGTTTTGTCTGTGTACGATTACTGCGCGTACCGGGCTTTACGTTAAAATCACCAGTCATCGCTTTCAACGAAATGCTCCTAAAGCCCTTACTATTAAAATCGAACGTGGATTGACCACCTGAGCATTATATGGATAATTCATTTTAAATCATATAGTTAATCTGGATAACGCTATAAACAACGCCAATCTGTCACGAATCCTAGTCAAACTGATGCTCAATGAGCCCTTTTACGGCCATTATCTGAGTAGTTTTCATAAGGCTACCCTAGAGCGAGGCGACGAAGAAACCGCTCCTCTTGAGATAAAACTAAAAGAAAACAGTAACATTCAGTTCATATGCCACTTTGCACCTTGGGGCGCATTGAGTGAGCCTCAACAGCTGGGGGCACTGAAACATGAAGCCCTGCACTTGGTCTTAGGGCATCCCTTCGGCCGCCACCAATACGCAGACTCAGCCCGTTTTGATCTGGCGGCAGATCTGGTGGTGAATCAATATCTCAGCCCTGACCAATTGGCCCCAAATGCCCCAACTATCGAACTGGTAAACCAGTGGCTGACCGGATTAGGCGCTCCAGAGTTAGAGCCCCATCACGAACTGGGTTACTACTATCAACGACTGCCCCAAAGCAACCAATTCCCGAGCTATCAGGGTTTTAACGGCGCAGGGCTTGGGCACCAAAGCTGGAACGCACTGGGCCAGCTCGATGAAGCCCATCGCTCTCTGGTGAGTCAGCAGCTAGACAGTAAGCTGGAGGAAAGCGCTCAACGCACCGAGCAGGTAAACGCCAGAGCGCGAGGCCTTTTGCCCGCCAGCGTACTAGAAGCGCTTACTCAGGCCATTGCTCGTCGTCGCCCTACAGTTAACTGGCGACGTATACTAAGATTATTCGCCTCTAGCGCTCGGCGCACCTCAGTAAAAAACACCCTACGACGACCTTCTAAACGCTACGGTACCACTCCCGGAACCCGCATTCAGCCTCATCAACACATTCTGGTCGCTATAGATACTTCGGCCAGTGTCGATGACCAACAGCTCAAGCGTTTTTTTTGAGGAGCTACACCATATCTGGCGTGCCGGCGCCGAACTCACCATCGTTGAATGCGATACCGAGATTAAAAGTCAATACCGTTACCGTGGTGAACCGCCGAAAGCGATCAGTGGACGCGGAGGCACCTGCTTTGACGCACCCATTGAAATGGCCAATCGACTGCGGGTTGATGCCACCATCTACTTCACCGACGGTGATGCGCCGCTGCCGGAGATTTCGGCGCGGGCACCTATTCTGTGGCTTATCCACAACGACAGAACTTCGATAAAAAACACACCTCTTCGCCAATGCGGTCGGGTGATCCCCATGGCCGATACCAATACCATCACCGAAACCAGCACGAGACATTCATGACACATAGCCACAACTACAGCTACTACGGTTTAACCTGCCAAGCGCCGGAAGTGCGCAGCTTCATCGAGCATCTGCTACCTAAATCAGGTCAGCGCAGCGTTCCTGTCTGCATCTGGGGCCGTCACGGCATAGGTAAAACCCAGATGGTGGAGCAGATCGCCAAAGAGAGAGGAATGCAGTGGCGCACCATTGCTCCAGCTCAGTTTGAGGAGATGGGGGATCTGTTGGGAATGCCTCAGGTAACCCAAAATGAACAGGGAGAAAACGTAACTCAATTTGCCGCTCCCCACTGGGTGCCGACCGAACCCGGACCAGGTATCCTACTGATTGATGACGTTAACCGCGCCGACGAGCGCATCCTTCGAGGCATCATGCAGCTGCTGCAAAACCATGAACTCATCAGCTGGGCACTGCCTGAAGGCTGGCAAATTGTGCTTACCGCAAACCCAGATGGTGGCGATTACTCGGTCACGCCAATGGACGACGCCATGCTGACCCGCATGATGCACATCACCATGGAGTTTGATGCGAAAGCGTGGGCATTGTGGGCAGAAGGTGCCAACATTGACCCTAGAGGCATCGACTTTGTGTTGACTTACCCCGAGCTGGTCAGCGGCGAGCGCACCACCCCTCGCTCTCTGGTGCAGTTCTTCCAAGCCATTGCGCCAATTGAGGATCTTAAGTCGCATCTGCCACTAGTGAACATTCTCGCTCGCTCCTGTTTAGATGAAACCACCTGCGCCGCCTTCATCGCCTTTGTGGAACAGAACCTGAGTAAGCTGGTTTCGCCTCAGGCGATGGTGGAGGCCAAATCCTTCGATAAGGAGATCGCTCCGCAAATTGAGCGCATCGCCGGCGGTGCCGCACCACGAATAGACATTCTGGCCACTCTGTGTACCCGCCTGTACCACTATCTGAAAGTCAGTGGCGTTAAGCTTAAACCAGCTCAAATTGGCAATGTGCAGGCGTTTCTTAAGCTAGGCTTCCTACCAAACGATCTGCGTCTTGGACTGATGCAGGATCTGATGAACAGCGGCAATGCTTCGGTGAAAGGGGTATTAGCAGATGCGGAACTGGCTAAGCAGTTCCTAAGTAACGCTTAACCTTGTTGCCACTTCCCTAAAGAAAAATGCCAGTTCGCTTAGCGAACTGGCATTTTTATTTAAGGCGATTGATCACTTACTTTTCAGCAAGGATATAACAAATAGAACTGTCAATTTATGAATTTCAGATACAAAAAAGGGGCATATCGCCCCTTTTTCGACAAACTGTTCTATGCAGTCGCTTATTAGCGACGTAGGCCTAGACGCTTGATTAGGTCGTGGTAACGATCTAGATCTTTACCTTTAAGGTAATCTAGAAGCTTACGACGACGAGAAACCATACGTAGAAGACCACGACGGCTGTGGTGATCGCCTTTATGCGCTTTGAAGTGACCTTGTAGGTGGTTGATAGAAGCTGTAAGTAGAGCTACTTGTACTTCTGGTGAACCAGTGTCGCCTTCGCCACGTGCGTAATCTGCAACGATTGTTGCTTTAGTTTCTGCATTCAGAGACATAATTCTCTCCTAATAAGAGTAGGTTAAACGTTGTGCCAGCCAATCTCTGATTCAGCCGACACGAGGAGCGCGAATTATAGGGGATGTACATAGGTTAAGCAATAGGTAATTGCGCGGGATACGGGAGGCGGGAGCGGACTTCGTCCTATGGAAAACTGGAAAACTGGAAAACTGGAAAACTGGAAAACTGGAAAACTGGAAAACTGGAAAACTGGAAAACTGGAAAACTGGAAAACTGGAAAACTGGAAAACTGGAAAGTTTTTGAGGGTTGGCATAGCGTGTCAAACCTTTTTTTCAATACATAACGTTGTCATCCCCGAGAGCGAGGCACGAGCGAGTTGGGGATCTCTTACAGCAAGCAGAAAGCTTTATGAGATTCCCTACTCCTTCCTTCGTCAGTCTATGGAATGACAGTTTACCTCTCAAAGGACGCTGTCCACCTTAGATTTTCAACGCGTAGCACTCCAGCAGGGCGAAGCCCGATCCCGTTTTCCCGAAACGACGTGTTCCATCGGACAAAGTCCGTTCCCAACTCCATAGGGCGCAGCCCGTTCCCATCCTTCCCTTTTCTGTTACACTTAGCGGATTAAAGCTACCTAATTGAAATAACAGGATTCCTTATGAAAATCGGCATCATCGGCGCAATGGAGCAAGAAGTCTCTATTCTTAAGCAAGCTATTGAAAACTGCCAAGAAGTCTCGAAAGCAGGTTGTACTTTCTACGCGGGTAAGCTTAATGGTGTAGAAGTCGTGCTCCTTCAATCAGGTATCGGCAAAGTTGCTGCTGCGATAGGCACAACTATGCTTCTTGACGAGTACCAGCCTGATGTTGTGATTAACACAGGTTCTGCAGGTGGCTTTGACTCAAGCCTAAACCTTGGCGACGTTGTTATTTCAACTGAAGTACGTCACCACGATGCAGACGTAACTGCATTTGGTTATGAAATGGGCCAAATGGCCCAGCAACCAGCGGCTTTCTTAGCTGATGAAAAACTGATGGATGTGGCTGAAAAAGCACTGGCGCAAATGGAAGACAAGCACGCCGTCCGCGGCCTGATTTGCACTGGAGATGCTTTTGTCTGCACCGCTGAGCGTCAAGCGTTTATCCGTACACATTTCCCATCGGTGATTGCCGTTGAAATGGAAGCCTCTGCGATTGCTCAGGCTTGTCACCAATTTAAAGTACCGTTTGTTGTCGTTCGTGCCATTTCAGACGTAGCTGACAAAGAGTCACCAATGAGTTTCGAAGAGTTTCTACCGCTAGCGGCAAAGAGCTCTTCTGAAATGGTCTTCAAAATGGTTGAGTTGCTTAGAGCATAATCGAAATCAAGTGACTGATAATCATGGAAGAGACTTTTAATCAGTTATATTCAAACGGAGCGCTTCTAGTGTTATGGGGCGCTTTATTGTTTCATCTTATCCTCCCTTTTCCCCGTGAAGCGCACCCAGCTATTCTCTGGCACAAATTTGCTGAGCAACTGGCCGACAAGGTCAATACCAATTCCAGTTATTCACAAAGTATGATCTCTGGCACTCTGGCATGGTTGCTGATGATCACGCCTATGCTGATCGTGCTGCTCGCCTTAAAGCCTCTGGTTTGGCAGACCCAGCTGTTTGAGCTTGCCCTGTTATTGCTCGCTATAGACTGGCGTAATACCGATAAATTCACTGCACACTTTGTCGAAGCACTGGCGAGAGAAGATAAAGAGCACGCTAAAATGCTGCTCAAGCCAATGGTAAACCGTTCAACCCAATCGCTATCCCTTCTCGGCTTAGGGAAAGCCGGCACAGAAACGCTAATCATGTCTTACGGTCGCAACGTGGTCGCTGTACTGTTTTGGTACGCCATCGCAGGCGGAATTGGTGCTTTCATTTATCGAATGACTGTTGAGCTAGCTCGTGCTTGGTCTCCATCTCGCGAGAAATTCTCTCCTTTTGGCCTGCCAGTCATTCGTGTCGTGGCGGTGTTAGACTATATCCCTCTGCGCCTATTTGCACTAATGATTGCATTGGGAAAACGCACCCGTGAAGTGTTTGCACTATTCAAGCAACAAGCGAGTAGTTGGCCGCTACCAGGTCCATCATGGTTGATCATAGCTGTCGGTGCGAAACAAGAACTTTCTCTCGGAGGGCCTGCTATTTATGACGGTAAGAAATCGGTGCGCAGCAAGCTGGGAGGACGAATAGCGCCCTCTGCCATACATATTGCTCAAGTACAGCGCCTGCTAGCATGGCGAATGTTCGCTTGGATCATGGTGCAAAGCGCTATCATGGGCCTCATTTATCAAGGAATCTAAATGCAGATACGGCTGCTTACCCTCGTTACACTACTGTTTTCCGCGCTGGTTAACGCAGATCCAGTGGAGCGCGTAATTAGCTTAGCCCCTCACGCGACCGAAATAGCTTATGCTGCGGGTTTGGGCGACAAACTAATCGCCGTCAGTGACCACAGCGATTACCCTGAAGAGGCAACAAAGCTGGAAAAGGTTTCCAACTACCAAGGCATAAAACTAGAGCGCATTATCGCGCTCCAACCAGATCTTGTGATTGCATGGCCAGCCGGAAATCCGGCGAAAGAACTGGAAAAGCTGAAACAATTTGGTATCAACATTTACTACTCGACCACCGGCTCACTGGATGACATTGCCAACAACATCGAACAATTAAGTCAATATTCGCAAGATCCATCCGTCGGACTCAATGCAGCCAAGCAATATAGAAGTCGGCTGGCAACATTTAAACAGCGCTATCAAACAGACCTCCCAGTGAGGTATTTCTACCAGCTAAGCGAACAGCCGATCATTACCGTCGCAAAAGGGAATTGGCCAAGCGAAGTATTTTCGTTTTGTGGAGGTGAGAATGTGTTTGCAAAAAGTGCAGTGCCGTACCCACAAGTTGGCACTGAACAAGTGGTGTTAAGTGAACCAGAAGTCATCTTTACTTCAGAGCATGCCATCGCAAAAGGGAGCCCTTGGTTAGACTGGAAACAACAGTTGTCAGCGGTAGAAAACGGATACGTCTGGTCACTGAATTCAGATTGGCTCAACCGACCGACGCCCAGAACACTTAATGCAATTAAAGAAGTTTGTGAGCACTTCGAAACCGTCAGGCGAAATCGCTAACACCGTTTAGGTCTGATACCATACAATCCGCCGTCGTTTTTGTTCCTCAGGATCAACTGAGCATTTGTAAGAGATATTCATCCCGTGGATTCCATGCTGCTATACAGTGTCGATTTATTCGGCACCGCCATTTTCGCTATCTCCGGAGTACTGCTTGCTGGCCGACTCAAAATGGACCCTTTTGGTGTTGCCGTACTTGGCAGCGTAACCGCTATTGGAGGCGGTACAATCCGTGACATGGCATTAGGTGCCACCCCGGTATTCTGGATTACTGACACCAATTATTTATGGACCATTTTGATCACCTGCCTGCTAACGATGCTCATTGTTCGCCGTCCTAAACGTCTCGCTTGGTGGATTTTGCCAGTATGTGATGCAATCGGTCTTGCGGTGTTTGTTGGTATTGGTGTTGATAAAACCATGGCCTATCAGGATTCAGCACTGGTTGCCATCATCATGGGTGTAATTACTGGATGTGGAGGCGGTATCATCCGTGATGTACTTGCGCGGGAAGTGCCTATGGTACTGAGAAGTGAAGTCTATGCTACTGCGTGTATCATCGGTGGAGTATTCCACACCACGGCGCTGGCGATGGGGCATGATCCTGACACTGCATTCTTAGCAGGCGTCTTTTCTACTTTGTTGATTCGCCTAGGTGCGATTCGCTGGCACTTGTCTCTACCAACATTTGCTTTGAATCGTTAAACAAGGATGGTTGGAGGGTTGGCACAATGCCAACCTTTTATTATTAGAGTCATCCTCAAGAGCGAGGAACGAACGAATTGGGGATCTCTTAAAGCAAGTCGAATACATTTGGAGATTCCCTACTCGCTCCTTCGTCACTCTATGGAATGACTATTAGGTAATAACCCACAGAAACAAAAAAGGTCGCCTAAGCGACCTTTCTCATCTTCCATTCTTTAGGATTACTGTTGTACTCGGCGCAGTACATCTTTTAGCAAGTCAAAGTCATTAGCTAGGTCTTCAGATAGAAGCTCCATTGCTGCGTGCTTTGCGAGTGGTCCTGGTAGTTCGATATCGGAACCTAGAATATCATCGACGACTTCTTTGAACTTAGCTGGGTGAGCCGTACAAAGGAATAGACCCGTTTCACCTTCTTGCAATTGCTCTTCAAGGACGCGGTATGCAATCGCACCGTGTGGCTCACATAAGTAACCAAGCGAGTGCAAGTCTTTCACCGACTGCGCACTTTGCTCATCAGAAACCGCACCTTTACCTAGAGTCTCTAAGCCCCACTCTTTCACGCGGCATAGCTCTTCGATACGTGGCCAGTTGTTTGGCTGGCTGACATCCATAGCATTCGAGGTGGTTGCCACTGTTGGCTTGGGCTCCCACTTACCGGTTTCTAGGTAGCGCGGCACGGTATCATTAGCGTTAGTCGCAGCAATAAAACGTTTGATTGGTAAACCAAGTGCTTTAGCCAATAGGCCCGCGGTTAAGTTACCAAAGTTACCACTTGGTACAGAAACAACAAGGTTTTCACGCTGCTCTTTGCTCAGCTGAGAAGCCGCCTCAAAGTAATAACAGATTTGCGCCATCAAACGACTGATGTTGATTGAGTTTGCTGAGTTTAGGCCAATTTCTTCACGTAACGCAGCATCATCGAAAGCTTGTTTCACAAGCGCCTGACAAGCATCGAAGTCACCATCGATCGCTACAGTGTGAATGTTTTTTCCAAGCGTACAGAATAGCTTCTCTTGTAATGGGCTAATCTTACCTTTAGGGTAAAGAATCACCACATTGATGTCTTCCATTCCATAGAAAGCATGAGCCACTGCTGCACCCGTATCACCCGATGTTGCGGTTAGAATGGTGATTTTACCGCCATCAGAAACAGCCGCGAGTGATTGCGCCATAAAACGACCACCAAAGTCTTTAAACGCTAGAGTTGGACCATGGAACAACTCTAGGGCATAGACACCATCTTTAACTTGATTGATTGGCGCAGGGAATTGGAAAGCCGCATCCACTAGCGAGTTCACTTTCTCTTCCGCAAGCTCATCACCAATTAACGCAGAAAGAACTTTTGTACTTCGTGAAACAAAATCTTCTGCCAACAGGGCATCGATATCATCGAACTTAGGCAACTCTTGTGGAAAAAAGAGGCCTTGGTTACGACCTAACCCTTGGCGAACGGCTTGGCCAAAGGAAACTTGTTCATCATTTTCTTTTATATTGTAAAGCTTCATAGCTCACTTCCTGTTACTTTCGAGCCCTGTTTGTCTAAACGACAAACATGGACGAATCCTTCTTGGTTTTGTACGTAATTTTGTTCTAACCAGCGAGCAACTCGCTCAGCGACATCTTTATCTTTGCAAATGCTAAACAGCGTCGGACCACTTCCAGAAATACCAGTAGCTAAAGCACCGGCTGTAGCTGCATATTTACGTGCATCAGCAAAGCCTGGTAGCAGTTTCTCACGATACGGTTCAGCGATCACGTCTTTGATCATCTTAGCCGCCAGCTCTGGCTGGTTCGAATGGCAAGCATGGATAAAGCCGGCCAAGTGTCGACCATGAGCAATGATATCCTGACGACGATACTGAGAGGGTAGGATCTCACGGGCTTCTGCCGTTGATACTTTAATCCCCGGATACGCCATGACCCAGAACCAGTCATCAAAACATGGTACTTCCTGGCTGATGATGCCAAGCTCTTCAAGCATCAACTGAACACCACCTAGGTAGCATGGTGCGACATTGTCGTAATGTATACCACCAGATATCTGCCCTTCCATCTCACCCATCAATGCCAACAGCTCAGTTTTATCCAACGGGTTACCATGGAACTGGTTTAGCGCATCCAGAGCCGCGACAATAGAACAGGCACTAGAGCCTAACCCAGAACCGATAGGCATGTTCTTCTCAAGCGTCATTTCAAGGGGTAACAGAGTCACGCCTTTCTTATCTAGCTCTCTGGAGAACACTTGCCAACAATCATAAACGATATTTTCTTTAGGGTTTTCCGGTAACTTGGAAACAAAATCGCCCGCCGTTTTGAGGCTAAAAGACTCGTTTCCAGCTTTCACCATCACTCGATCACCGAGCAAGGTGCCATCAATAGGCGATACTGCAGCGCCGAGTACGTCAAAACCAACACTCACGTTACCAATTGACGCTGGGGCGTAAACCACCACATCCATACCACTACTCATCCGCTTTAAACCCCTAGTTTCCATCCTAAAGTACGCATCACATCTGAGAACACCCCAGCCGCAGTCACTTCTGTACCCGCACCATAACCACGCAATACTAGTGGAATCGGCTGATAGTAGCGACTGTAGAAGGCCAATGCGTTCTCACCATCTTTTATCTTGAACATAGGATCATTTTCATCAACAGCAGCAATACTCACACGACATTGGCCATCATTGATTTCTCCAACATAACGTAGCACTTTACCATCTTCCGCAGCCTTGGCAGACAACTCTTGGAAGTATGTGTCTGCCTCAGGCAGTCGTGCCATAAATTCATCTACGCTTCCCGAATCATCAAAACCTGGTGGCAATGCTTGATCAACCAGTACGTCTTCCAGCTCTATATTCATGCCGGCTTCACGCGCTAGGATTAATAGCTTACGAGCAACGTCCATACCAGACAGGTCATCACGTGGGTCTGGTTCGGTAAAGCCATTGTCTTTAGCAATATTGGTCGCCTGGCTTAGTGTCATACCTTCATCAAGCTTACCGAAGATGTAGGACAGCGAACCAGAAAGAATCCCGCTAAAGCGCTCAAGTTCATCCCCTGCGGAGATAAGATTTTGCAGGTTTTCGATCACTGGCAAACCAGCGCCAACTGTTGTTTCATACATCAACTTGCGACGAGAACTACGAGCAACATCGCGCAATTGATGGTAGTAAGCCATACTCGACGTATTGGCTTTTTTGTTTGGTGTAACAACGTGGAAGCCCGCGGCCAAGAAATCTGCGTATTGGTTAGCGATAGATTCTGAAGAAGTACAATCCACTAAAACTGGGTTGATAATGTGGTTGCGCTGAACCAGTGAAATCAACCGTGCAAGGCTAAAGTCTTCCGTTGCGTCGTTTATTCGGTCACGCCAGTGCTCTAAAGGCAGACCTTCACTGTCAAGCAGTAATCCCTTGCTGTTCGCCAAACCACAAACTCTTAGAATGATGCCTTTTTCTGCCAGTTTCGCTTGCTGACGCTGAATTTGATCCACCAGCTCGCCACCAACGCCGCCGACACCGACAACAAATACATCCAAGAAGTGTTTAGAGTTAAACAGGTTCTCATGACATGCTTTTATCGCCTCAGAAATCTTATCTTCAGGAATCACAGCAGAAATCGCACGTTCAGAAGATCCTTGAGCGATGGCCACGATATTGACGTTCACTTCAGCTAGAGAAGAGAAGAATTGAGAAGCGACACCGCGCGAGGTACGCATACCATCACCAACCAGTGTCACAATAGCGACATCGTCCATAAACTCAACTGGCTCAAGAAGACCATCTTTGAGCTCCAACTCGAACGAGTCGCCGAGTGCTTGCTGAGCGATGGCTTTATCTTCCGCTTCAATACAGAAACTGATGCTGTACTCGGAAGAAGACTGAGTGATCAGCACAATAGAAACACCAGCTGAAGACATAGCACCGAATACACGGCTCGCCATTCCGACCATGCCTTTCATACCCGGACCTGAGACATTGACCATGGTCAGGTCACTAAGCGTCGTGATCCCTTTAATGGCTAGGTTATCCTCGCCAGTATCTTGACCAATTAACGTCCCAGCCCCTTGAGGGTTGAAGCTATTTTTAATTAAACAAGGAATATGGAACTGAGCGATAGGAGCAATGGTTTTAGGGTGAAGTACAGAAGCACCAAAGTAAGACAGCTCCATCGCTTCTTGATAGCTGAGTGATTTCAGTAGACGCGCATCATCAACCAAGCGTGGGTCACAGTTGTATACACCATCGACATCCGTCCAAATTTCACAGCAATCAGCACGCAAACAGGCTGCTAACACTGCTGCCGAGTAGTCAGAGCCGTTACGCCCGAGAGTGACAAGCTCACCCTCTTCGTTACCTGCGGTAAAACCTGGCATGATATTGACGTGGCCTTCAGGCAGAGGGTTTTGACGGAAATTCTGGGTAGAGACCTCAACGTCAACCATCGCCTCCAAGTGTTCACCGTTTGCGTAGAGGTATTTCACTGGATCTATTAGGCTAGCTGGTTGACCTTTTGCTTCCAATACCGCTTTCATAAGCTGAATGGATACCCGTTCCCCCTTGCTAATGATACGTGCATTAACGTTGTCTGGACACATGCCCAGCAGGTTAATCCCATGTACAAACTGACGCAATTGAGTCAACGAGGTTTTCACTTGGTTATCATAGCCTGAGCCATCAATAGTAGGCAGGACTTGCTTGATATCCTGATACAGATCGCGGAAAGAATCCTCCAACTCAGCGATTTGCAGCTCGGCCTCACCATTTTTCAACGCACCTTCAATCACGGCAACGAGTTTATTCGTTGTTTTTCCGGGCGCAGAGAGAACAACAGCGACCTCTTCTTGCTGAGCATTATTAGCAATAATATCTGCTGCTCGTAAAAAACGATCGGCATCTGCTAATGATGAGCCTCCAAACTTTAAAACACGCATCCCTTCCTCCAAATATCTGTAAATTAGTTATAAAAAAAGGCCTGTATCTTGTGGGATACAGGCCTTTTTTATGAATTTCTTTCGCTTAGCAGCCTGCCCCAACATGTGTGATGTCGGTAATAATAATGGTTGTGGTCATTACTAAGTGGCTGTGGTTTTGCATAGTTTAATGTTATTGCGATTGTGTGTTTGCTTACCCATACGTTTAACCTATTTATTCAGTATGAGTCAACGAAAAATTTTATTTTTTTTACACTTCGGTCCAATTGGCTTCTGTGAGCCAGTTCAATAAGTTATGTCACTAGAAAACAAAATGAGTCAGGTTGCATATTGATGAGTTCTAGTTTTAGCAGAAAAAGATTCTCCCCGTGCTTTTGTTTTATGCTTTAATTGATCTTGCAGTGGATAGTTAACAATCAAGGAGTGGCAAAATGAAAATAATACTAAGCCTTTTGCTTACTCTTGTTGCGAGCTCATCAATCGCTACAGAGCTTCCTGCTTTACCATCACAACAAAAAATATCTCCACATAAACTGTTCCTCTCTAGTGAGAGCGAACAACGCGACTTCGACACTTGGAAGATTGATGGCGGTTACTCTTATAACGTGTTTGATAATATCGACTTGTACGTAGGAGCCCGCATTAATCAAGGGAGTCATATCAACGAAAGTGGATTTTTAAGTGGTGTCAGCTATCAGATAACACCAAGGGTCTCAGTGAAAAGTACTCTGCATTCGTACAACGAAGGAAACACGGCAGAGGGGACGGATAAAATCATAGCGGCAGAAGTCTCTAGTCGCATGAGATTGACAGAAAATCTCGATCTCCACGCCACTCTCGAACATCAAGAGTGGCAACAGGAGCTGGAAGTCGGCATCGGCTTTCGTTTCTAACTCCAGTCCAACAATTCTGTAGAGGTTAATACACCGTTCCAGTCGGCGTAGACGTAGTCCCCAGGCTGGATCATCTGGTTGTGTATCGTCAAAGTCACATTCGTGTCACCCGCCCCACGCTTTTCCGTTTTAAATGGGCTGGTTCCAAGCGCCTTGACTCCCAGTTCCATTTCCGCCATTGCAGCCGCATCACGAATAGCACCATAAACAATCACGCCCTCCCAGTTGTTATCAATCGCTAGGATCGCCAATTGATCACCAAGCAACGCTTTTTGACAGGAACCGTGCCCGTCGATAATCAGCACTTTGCCTTTCCCGTCATTACTCAAGGTTTCCCTAACTTTAGAGTTGTCGTGGTAGCAGCGAACCGTAACAATTTCTCCCCAAAAAGCACTTCTTTTACCAAAAGTGTGTAAGGGTAAATCCAACGACGTTACTTTCTCTTCATGTTTATCACATATATCTGGTGTTATATCTTTCATTTTCCCTCCATGAATATGGCTTTAATTCCTTATTTGCATCGATATTTCCACTCACCTAAACCGACTTTCATTCCGTCGGCCAAACAAGAGAGCAAAAACAGCTCGTTACCATCAACATAGTAGATGGCGTTCTGCTGATATTTACGTCCTAGCAATAGTGCTTGTGACTCATCAATATCGACAGCGAAACTCTCTTCAGCCCAACCAAAACTTTCATCTCCGACTAGCACTTCAACAAAGTAAGTATGGCTAAATTCTTGAGCTAAGTAGCGATTATTTCCTTCATTTTGTTGTTTAGACTGCCACTGACTGGCGGGGTTCCACGCCGTGATAATGGCAAACCGATAACAGTTTGGCGAGCGAATGAATTTGAAGTAAGGGTCTGAATATGCTTGCCAAGTTTGTGCATCAATCATCATATAAACCACAGTTTTACATTTGTTTTAGACTATTAATATTTGTTACATTCGAACTCTTGATGTAAATCAACAAAGTGCATGGAATTAACATTCTGACGTTGTTAGCATGCTGTTAACATTATAGAATCCGCCTCAAAGACTAATAGAACAGTGAGGAAAAGGGACCTCAAGAGGCGAATTGGGACCATGGAAGGCGGGCAGTCAAAGAAACAATGTATTTTTACAGTCTTTGGTTTATTATCAACATCACATTACCTGTATGTTAGGTTTTTGCCTAGAATTTATTCTATTAGCACAGTTTTTTCACAAGTTTAGGTACCGCCAATGCAAACCCCGCACATTCTTATTGTTGAAGATGAGCAAGTAA
This window of the Vibrio neptunius genome carries:
- the btuF gene encoding vitamin B12 ABC transporter substrate-binding protein BtuF; the protein is MQIRLLTLVTLLFSALVNADPVERVISLAPHATEIAYAAGLGDKLIAVSDHSDYPEEATKLEKVSNYQGIKLERIIALQPDLVIAWPAGNPAKELEKLKQFGINIYYSTTGSLDDIANNIEQLSQYSQDPSVGLNAAKQYRSRLATFKQRYQTDLPVRYFYQLSEQPIITVAKGNWPSEVFSFCGGENVFAKSAVPYPQVGTEQVVLSEPEVIFTSEHAIAKGSPWLDWKQQLSAVENGYVWSLNSDWLNRPTPRTLNAIKEVCEHFETVRRNR
- a CDS encoding cobalamin biosynthesis family protein; its protein translation is MEETFNQLYSNGALLVLWGALLFHLILPFPREAHPAILWHKFAEQLADKVNTNSSYSQSMISGTLAWLLMITPMLIVLLALKPLVWQTQLFELALLLLAIDWRNTDKFTAHFVEALAREDKEHAKMLLKPMVNRSTQSLSLLGLGKAGTETLIMSYGRNVVAVLFWYAIAGGIGAFIYRMTVELARAWSPSREKFSPFGLPVIRVVAVLDYIPLRLFALMIALGKRTREVFALFKQQASSWPLPGPSWLIIAVGAKQELSLGGPAIYDGKKSVRSKLGGRIAPSAIHIAQVQRLLAWRMFAWIMVQSAIMGLIYQGI
- the rpsO gene encoding 30S ribosomal protein S15; the protein is MSLNAETKATIVADYARGEGDTGSPEVQVALLTASINHLQGHFKAHKGDHHSRRGLLRMVSRRRKLLDYLKGKDLDRYHDLIKRLGLRR
- a CDS encoding TRIC cation channel family protein — its product is MDSMLLYSVDLFGTAIFAISGVLLAGRLKMDPFGVAVLGSVTAIGGGTIRDMALGATPVFWITDTNYLWTILITCLLTMLIVRRPKRLAWWILPVCDAIGLAVFVGIGVDKTMAYQDSALVAIIMGVITGCGGGIIRDVLAREVPMVLRSEVYATACIIGGVFHTTALAMGHDPDTAFLAGVFSTLLIRLGAIRWHLSLPTFALNR
- a CDS encoding AAA family ATPase produces the protein MTHSHNYSYYGLTCQAPEVRSFIEHLLPKSGQRSVPVCIWGRHGIGKTQMVEQIAKERGMQWRTIAPAQFEEMGDLLGMPQVTQNEQGENVTQFAAPHWVPTEPGPGILLIDDVNRADERILRGIMQLLQNHELISWALPEGWQIVLTANPDGGDYSVTPMDDAMLTRMMHITMEFDAKAWALWAEGANIDPRGIDFVLTYPELVSGERTTPRSLVQFFQAIAPIEDLKSHLPLVNILARSCLDETTCAAFIAFVEQNLSKLVSPQAMVEAKSFDKEIAPQIERIAGGAAPRIDILATLCTRLYHYLKVSGVKLKPAQIGNVQAFLKLGFLPNDLRLGLMQDLMNSGNASVKGVLADAELAKQFLSNA
- the mtnN gene encoding 5'-methylthioadenosine/S-adenosylhomocysteine nucleosidase, producing MKIGIIGAMEQEVSILKQAIENCQEVSKAGCTFYAGKLNGVEVVLLQSGIGKVAAAIGTTMLLDEYQPDVVINTGSAGGFDSSLNLGDVVISTEVRHHDADVTAFGYEMGQMAQQPAAFLADEKLMDVAEKALAQMEDKHAVRGLICTGDAFVCTAERQAFIRTHFPSVIAVEMEASAIAQACHQFKVPFVVVRAISDVADKESPMSFEEFLPLAAKSSSEMVFKMVELLRA